One part of the Musa acuminata AAA Group cultivar baxijiao chromosome BXJ1-5, Cavendish_Baxijiao_AAA, whole genome shotgun sequence genome encodes these proteins:
- the LOC135674096 gene encoding uncharacterized protein LOC135674096 has protein sequence MCGALRMKREEEEEEEEEEEEEEEEDSCGKAAARRCVALGRKREEGKRRRRRRGRERGVIPLFPAEETEERVCVTPGKKGLQLRRWQLQLEEKKKRKMSRGGGRGCGRGCGRDCSSCSGERRRRKEGEGRGEGKEVAAAAVVAAAAMAGKEEEKKERKKREREGEEEERKRRRGCGCGDGSCSCGREREKGKEEEEKGKERKKRGRGEGAAAAVMAAAAVAGKEEKERKKKRKGRRGRREEEEKGWQLRQWQLQLEEKYERK, from the coding sequence atgtgtggggcgttgaggatgaaaagggaagaagaagaagaagaagaagaagaagaagaagaagaagaagaagaagatagctgcggcaaggctgcagcgaggagatgtgtggccttggggaggaaaagggaagaggggaagaggagaagaagaagaagaggaagagaaagaggtgtgatacctctgtttcctgcagaggaaacagaggagagggtgtgtgtgacgccggggaagaaggggctgcagctgcggcgatggcagctgcagctggaagagaagaagaagaggaagatgagcaggggaggagggagaggttgcggccgtggctgcggccgcgactgcagcagttgcagcggggagagaagaagaagaaaggaaggagaaggaagaggagaagggaaagaagtagctgcggctgcggttgtggcagctgcagctatggcagggaaagaggaagagaaaaaggaaaggaagaagagagaaagggaaggagaggaagaagagaggaagaggagaaggggctgcggctgcggcgatggcagctgcagctgtggcagggaaagagaaaaaggaaaggaagaagaagagaaagggaaggagaggaagaagagaggaagaggagaaggggctgcggctgcggtgatggcagctgcagctgtggctgggaaagaagagaaggaaaggaagaagaagagaaagggaaggagaggaagaagagaggaagaggagaaggggtggcagctgcggcagtggcagctgcagttggaagagaagtatgagaggaaatag